In one Brassica oleracea var. oleracea cultivar TO1000 chromosome C9, BOL, whole genome shotgun sequence genomic region, the following are encoded:
- the LOC106314287 gene encoding uncharacterized protein LOC106314287, with translation MYTDVAWNPVTKCAGLAWIIDDAVSSSSHSATETSVVSSLMAETLALRKAMTSALHRGTTDLLILSDSQTLIKLVNSKGRHLEIATLFIDIQLISPLFNSVKFKFILRLDNCRADYVAKQVLSMYQT, from the coding sequence ATGTACACGGATGTAGCTTGGAATCCGGTGACTAAATGCGCCGGTCTTGCTTGGATCATCGATGATGCGGTATCATCTTCCTCTCACTCAGCGACCGAAACTTCTGTAGTGTCGTCATTGATGGCGGAAACGTTGGCCTTGCGAAAGGCCATGACCTCTGCCCTACATCGTGGAACAACAGATCTCTTGATACTTTCAGATTCACAGACTCTCATCAAACTTGTGAACTCTAAAGGTAGACACTTGGAGATCGCGACTCTGTTCATCGACATTCAACTAATTTCTCCTCTCTTTAATTCTGTTAAGTTTAAGTTTATTCTTAGACTGGATAACTGTAGGGCAGACTATGTTGCCAAACAGGTTCTGTCTATGTACCAAACATGA
- the LOC106315436 gene encoding E3 ubiquitin-protein ligase RHA1B-like — MGFPLGYSELLLPKIFLHVLSFLGLIRKLISTLFWFIGLPDFLEAEPVTSSWPDPPPNSTTSSHHDSNLFSAALLAGEILPIVKFSDLNRPESECCAVCLYDFENDDEIRRLTNCRHIFHKECLDRWIMDYSQMTCPLCRTQFIPDDLQRSFNQKLWSESSEVW; from the coding sequence ATGGGTTTTCCGTTGGGCTATTCCGAACTCCTCCTCCCAAAAATCTTTCTTCACGTACTCTCTTTCTTAGGTCTAATACGAAAACTAATCTCCACACTTTTCTGGTTCATTGGTCTACCCGATTTTTTGGAAGCCGAACCGGTTACATCTTCATGGCCCGACCCACCACCAAACTCCACCACCTCAAGCCACCATGACTCTAACTTGTTTTCAGCAGCGCTGCTAGCTGGGGAGATCTTGCCCATTGTCAAATTCTCGGATCTAAACCGACCCGAATCCGAATGTTGTGCAGTGTGTCTCTACGACTTCGAGAACGACGATGAAATCCGACGGCTGACGAATTGCAGGCATATATTCCATAAAGAATGTTTGGACCGTTGGATTATGGATTATAGTCAGATGACGTGTCCACTTTGTCGTACGCAGTTCATACCTGATGATCTTCAAAGGTCGTTTAATCAAAAGCTTTGGTCTGAATCTAGTGAAGTTTGGTGA
- the LOC106315435 gene encoding methyltransferase-like protein 23, with product MTTTTTISQHDFYGDDDGDSEGSVYLSVIENMKEEYGLFVWPCSVILAEYVWQQRSRFRGSTILELGAGTSLPGLVAAKVGANVTLTDDSSKAEVLENMTRVCELNNLNCNVMGLTWGVWDATIFDLRPNIILGADVLYDSSAFDDLFATVSFLLQNSPDAVFITTYHNRSGHHLIEFLMVKWGLKCVKLVDGFSFLPSRKASLLSGNIQLVEIVLSCGKSAA from the exons ATGACCACAACGACTACCATCTCTCAGCATGATTTCTACGGTGATGATGATGGAGATTCGGAAGGTTCAGTCTATCTATCTGTTATCGAG AATATGAAGGAAGAGTACGGTTTGTTCGTTTGGCCTTGTAGCGTCATCCTCGCCGAGTATGTCTGGCAACAGCGATCTCGATTTCGTGGCTCTACCATTCTCGAG CTAGGAGCTGGCACTTCCTTGCCTGGTTTGGTAGCTGCTAAGGTTGGAGCTAATGTCACCCTTACTGATGACTCAAGCAAAGCAGAG GTTTTGGAGAATATGACAAGAGTTTGTGAGCTTAACAATCTCAACTGTAAT GTAATGGGTCTCACATGGGGAGTGTGGGATGCAACCATATTTGATCTGCGGCCTAACATTATACTTGGAGCCGATGTTTTATATGATTCAAGTG CGTTCGATGATCTCTTTGCCACCGTCTCTTTCCTGCTTCAGAATTCTCCAGATGCAGTTTTTATCACTACTTATCACAACAGGAG TGGGCATCATCTGATCGAGTTCCTCATGGTGAAATGGGGTCTGAAGTGCGTTAAACTTGTGGATGGCTTCTCATTTTTGCCATCTCGAAAGGCATCTTTACTAAGCGGCAACATTCAGCTTGTTGAGATCGTATTGAGTTGTGGAAAATCAGCAGCCTAA